In Thermococcus sp., the DNA window GCCAGAACGAAGGCTCTCGTAGTGTGACCAGAGGGGAAGGAGAAGTAGTCGGCGTTCTTTATTGACTCAATAAGGCCCCAGTGAACTTGAGCCTCCCCCGGCCTGGGAGCACCGACGAAAACCTTTAACAGGCCCACTATAACCATGGAGACCGCAATACCCGCGGTTAGTTCGAGGGTGAACCTGCTTAACCTCCCCCTATCTTTGAAGTCCCACAGGAGGAAGAGCAGGATGTAGAGGGCAGTGAGGGCGAAGCTCGCCGTGTCCGTGAGGAGACTGACAAAGGAACCGCCTCCGGAGAGGGTGGAGTTGATGGAATTGTCCATACCTTTGAAAGCCCCCGTTATTTGAAGGGCGAATAGTAGGGCCAAAATCCCCGTTAAAATTACCAGTGTTTTGTATCCAACTTCCTTATTCATCCCTCCGTCCCTCCTTAATAACAACTGCCGCAAAGAACAGTGCTATTATCAGGAATT includes these proteins:
- a CDS encoding phosphatase PAP2 family protein, translated to MNKEVGYKTLVILTGILALLFALQITGAFKGMDNSINSTLSGGGSFVSLLTDTASFALTALYILLFLLWDFKDRGRLSRFTLELTAGIAVSMVIVGLLKVFVGAPRPGEAQVHWGLIESIKNADYFSFPSGHTTRAFVLAYFLSRRWKKLWPLWWGWAVSIALTRLLLHVHWFSDVLFAAFLGPWVGLLVELTEEWWLPYYRAIVNALKLGVFDVE